GGCATGGCGACGGATCTTTCGCACATCGAGTTGAATCGAATATGCGAGATGAGGGGGGAAACGTGCAATGCCGATCTTCCCTCGTTTCGGGACACCTCTCGTGCCCCGGACGCAGCGCAGCGTCTCTTCGACGGTGCGCTGCAGAGCCGGGGCCCATGTTTCAGCGAGGCCCGTTTGCAGGATGGTCCCGGCTCTGCGGAGCAGCGCTGCGCGCTGCACCGCGTCCGGGACATGGGAGTGGCTATCCGGGCTAATGTCTCTCTCATGGATGCGGCTCGCGAGCCTTCACTTCGATTTGAAACACGCCATCTGCTGCACTTGATCCAGCGCAACTTTGCTCACCGCGATCAGATGCAATGTCGCGCCGATCAATCGGACTGCAATCGAGGCAAGGCATGAAGGCGTATTTCATCGGCGGCGGCATCGGATCGCTCGCAGGCGCGGCGTTCCTGATTCGCGACGCGCAATTGTCGGGGCGCGACATCATGATCTACGAGGCGCAGCCGCTGCTCGGCGGCAGCCTCGATGGCGCCCTGCTGGCGAACGGCGCCTATTCGCTGCGCGGCGGCCGCATGCTCACCACCGACCATTATGAATGCACCTGGGACCTGCTGTCGGACATTCCCTCGCTCGAGCGCCCGGGCCACAGCGTGCGCGACGAAACCGTGGCGTTCAACGAGGAGAACCCGGCGCATTCCCGCGCGCGGCTGGTCGACCACAACCGCTTCAAGATCGACGTCTCGCATATGGGCTTCACCGCTCGCGACCGGCTCGAACTGTTGCGCCTCACCGAGACCTCGGAGGAGGCGCTCGGGAGCAGTCGCATCACCGACTGGCTGTCTCCGGGATTCTTCGAATCGAATTTCTGGTACATGTGGCAGACCACCTTTGCGTTCCAGCCCTGGCACAGTGCGGTCGAGCTGAAGCGCTATCTGCATCGCTTCATGAACGAATTCCCGCGCATCGAGACGCTCGCCGGCGTCAAGCGCACGGTCTACAACCAGTATGACGCGATCGTGCGGCCGCTCGAGGACTGGCTGAAGCGGCAGGGCGTGCAATTCGTTCGGGGGACGCGCGTGACCGACATGGCCTTCGAGCAAGCGGGCGAGAAGCTGCGGGTTCGCCAGCTCGTGCTCGACCGGGATGGCCGCACCGCCAATGTCCGTCTCGAGGACGGGGATCTCGTGTTCTTCCAGAACGGCTCGATGACGGACGCTTCCAGCCTCGGCACCATGACCGAGCCCGCGCCGTGCTTGACCAAGGACCACAGCCAGGGCTGGGCGCTCTGGGAGACGATCGCAAAAGGACGTCCCGAGTTCGGCAATCCCCAGGCGTTCAACACCTCGATCCCCGAATCCTATTGGCTGTCCTTCACTGGAACTTGCCGCGATCCGCGCTTCTTCAACCAGATGGAAGCCTTCTCCGGCAACAGGGCCGGCACCGGCGGGCTGGTGACCTTCAAGGATTCCAACTGGCTGATGTCGGTCGTGCTCTACCATCAGCCGCATTTCCTCGGTCAGCCCAAGGACGTCCAGCTGTTCTGGGGCTATGCGCTGCATCCCGATCGCATCGGCAATTTCGTTGCCAAGCCGATGTCGGATTGCTGTGGCGCCGACATCCTGAAAGAGCTCTGCGGTCATCTGAATTTCGACCGTGCCGTATTCGAGGACGCGATCTGCATTCCCTGCCGCATGCCCTACATCACCAGCATGTTCATGCCGCGGCTTGCGACCGATCGGCCGGTGCCGGTGCCAAAGAATTCGGTGAACCTCGCTTTCGTCAGCCAGTTCGTCGAGATTCCCGACGATGTCGTCTTTACCGTCGAGTATTCGGTGCGTGCGGCGCAGATGGCGGTCTATCAATTGATGAAGATCGACCGCCCGATTCCAGCCGTGACCCGGCACGACAAGTCGCTCGCCGTGATCTTCGCGACGCTGGAGAAGGCGTTCTCCTGATCGGGATTACTTGAACGGATCCTGGATCGACGGCGACGACTGCCTGATGCGCCGCACGCTCACCGGCTTGCCGTCGGAGACGAACAGCAGTTCGTATGTCCGGCCCTCGCTGTCGGTCGCAGAGCAGGTGACGTCGTTGACCTTCCTGGCCGCGAAATTGCCGGTCTGGCGGCAGGTGCCGATCGAGGTCTGCGCGACCGGGACCGGCAGGCCGTCGACCTTCGGCCGGTTCTTGGAGTTGAGCAGCATGCGATCGATCGGCAATTCGTAGGAATTGTCGTCGGCCCGCTTGCCGTTCTCGCCGGAGAACGACACGACGTGGTTCTCGTCGCTGGGATCGTCGACGGCAACGGCGAAATTGACCCGGCCCTTGTCATCGTGAGCGAAGGCCACGGTCTTGCAGGCAAAGGGACGGCCGGCGACCTTCAGCGTCTTGCAGTGGCCGGACATCAGCGCCAGCATGTCGACGAGGGAATTTTGCTGGGCTGGCGGATTGTTCACCGGGATCGCGGTGGAAGACTCGGCAAGACAAGGGCTTGCGAGAGAGACGAGAATAGCAGCCAGGACCAGTCGGGGCAGGCGCATCGTCAGGCTCATGTGCCAGGGGGCGACAGACGGGCGAGAGCTCCGCCCACCAACCATCGAATCGCAAATTGGTTGCGATCCGGTTTGCCCGGCCAAATGTTCGATAAAGCCCGTCTGGAATACCACCGCGCCACCCATCGGCGATTCGCCCCCGATCGCCCCAATCCGTTCTGGCGGGCACTTGCCGCCAAGCCGATGTTTTTTTCGTGGCGGGGAGGGGAGCAGGCGTCAGGCGGCTTGCATCATGGTCCGGGCAAAGGCCGGGTAAGTCTCGGCCAGCTCGTCGAAAATCCGCCCCCGCAGCAGCGCCAGCGTGGCAGCATCCGGCCGCTTCGTTTCGCGCACCACCTCGGGCTCCCGGTAGGCAAAGCCGGTGTTCTCCCTGATATCGGCGGGGGTGAAGGGCGGGTGCACGGAGCGAAGGGCGAAGCCGCCCGCCTCGCGGTCGAAATCGAACAGCGCCATGTTGGTCAGGAGCGCGTAGGGGCCGCCTCGGCGGGGTACCTCCGGCGTGATCGCGCGGGCGCTGACAAAATCGACCTTGGGCACGAACACCCGCGGGGAATGCTCCTCGCGAAACAGGATCACGCGGGGGATGAGATGATAGAGATAGGCCGAGCCGAACGAGCCGGGCCAGCGCACATTGCTGGTGGGATAGTCGCCGGTGCCGACCAGGTTGATGTTGCCCTGGCCGTCGATCTGGCCGCCGCCGAGGAAGAAGGCATCGACGCGGCCCTGGGCCGCACAGTCGAACAGCTCGATGCCGCCATTGGTGAAGAAATTGTGCGCCTGCGATCCCAGGATCGAGATGCGCACCGGCGGCTTGCCGTCACGTTCGTTGCGGGCGCGCAGCAGCATGGCGCCGGCCGCGGGGATCGGCGACGACGCGCCGACCGCGACGTGGCTGATACCGTCGAGCAGATCGGCAATGGTGGCGATCAGGATCTCGCGCCGTTCTCGATCGGCCGACATCAGGCGACCTGCTTGCGATGGGTCAGGAACGTCGAGAGGTAAGCGCGAAAGCCGTCCTCACTGCGCGCCATCGCCGCGTAGCGCGCGATCTCGGCCTCGTCGGCGGGGTATTCATCCCACAGCGCCAGCGGCCAGGCGCCGCGCGCGGCGACCGCGATGGTGTCGACATAGAGCGAGGGCAGCACACCGGCCGCGGAGTCTTCGCTGTCGAGCAGATTGCGGTCGACGATGCGCTCCACGGTGACCAGCGTGCGCTTCGACGCATAAGCGAGGTCCGCGAGCTCGCGATGGCGGCCGATGCGGACATTGCCGGCGCGGTCGGCCTCGGGCGCGTGAAACAGCGCGACATCAGGCGAGATCGCGGGCACCACGACGACCTTGCGCGCCTCGCCGACAGGACTGTCGATCACCTGCCAGTCCGGCCGCACGTCGAGCAGGTCGCTGCCGATGATGCCGGCGATCGGCATGAACGGCACGCCTTTCTGCGCGGCAAGCAGGCCGGCATAGATCGCGGGGCAGGTGGAGTCGCGCATCGTGAAGGCGCCGCTCTTGATGCCGGCCGTGAAGCGCGGCGCGCCACCGGCCTCGCCCAGCGACACCGCGCTGGTTTCCAGCGAGGCAACGCAGCCTGCGCCGATCAGGAGATCGGCCTGGAGGCCCGAGATCGGCACGCAGATCAGCTTGAGGTCACGAATGCCGGCCTCGAGCAGCGCTGCGGTCGCCGCCATTGCCACGCCCGAACCGTCGACGGGGATTGCCAGCGACTGCCCGGGTGCAACGCGTGCAGCCAGCACCTCCAGCGCAACGATCTCGGTCATGGCGTCCTCCGGTCTGTTGCCTCTATCCTGCCTCAAGCCATCGCCGCCTGCCAGCGCGTATCGCGCAAGGAGGGGCGGCGGTGGAGGCGGGCATCGAGGAGCTTGCGGGCGCGGGGCAGCTCGCCGCTGCGCATCAGCGCGACGAGGAACGTGTCCTCGATCAGCTCGCGCTGGGCATGGCTGCCGCCGATGCGCACGACGTCGGCGAGCACGGGCGCGAGCTCGCGCACGCACGTGGTGTAGTCTTCATCCGCAAAAGCCGCCAGCGCGCGGCAGATCGCCGGCACCACAGGGCCGGCCGGCAGCTTGCCGTCCGCCAGGCGCTGCTCGATCACGGCAAGGCGCGCGGCCAGCGCCTGCCGATTTTGTGTCGCGGCGGCGAACAACGCCATGTGGACGTCGGCGAAGGGGAGGCTCGATTTCGGGAAGAGCTTTTGCGCGGCGGCATCGGCCTCGGCCCAGAGCGCCTTCGGTACGGTATGGCCGTAGGCCGACAGGCGCCACAGCAGCGAAGCGCCGTCGGTGACGACGTTGAGCGGCGGCGCCTGCGTAGCAGAGGGCTGCAGCACGTCGGCGTAGATTTGCAGAGCGCGCGGCGCATCGCCGCGCTCGAGCGCGCCGAGGGCCTGGTGCCAGAGGATATGGCCGTGCAGGATGCCCGCGCGGTCGTAGGTCGGTATCCACGCCTCGACGAGACGGTCGGCGTCCTCGATCGAGCCGTCCTCGAACATCGCATGCAGCACGGCGTGCGCGGCGTGGGCGTTGGCCCGGCGCAGGTCAAAGCCGCGCTCGGTCACAGCACGGCCGCGCGCGACATCACCATTCTCCGTCATCGCCCAGCCCGCCATGGTGAGGAACCACCAGTCCTCGCCATAATAATGGGCGACGCGCTCGCACAGTTCGTGCCGGGCGCGGTCGTGATCGGCCATGCCGGAAAAGGCGAACAGGCCGAACGCGCCGAGCGGCAGCGACAGCACCACCGCATCGCGCGGCCAGCTCTCGATATGCCCAGACATGGCCGCGATCGCGTCTGGCCCGCGGCCCTCGATCGCGAGCGCCAGCGTCTCGACATGCGAACGCTCGCGCTCAGAGCCGCGGATGGCGACGAGCTCGCGCGCCAAGGCCGCCTTGCTCCGGGCGAGATCGCCCTGCTGGTAGAACGCATGCACGCGGGCGCGCGCGATGTGGGCGAGCGCGAAATCCGGATCGGCCGCAATCGCGCGCTCCAGCGCTTCCGCCGTGCCGGTCCACCCCGCGAGCATGAGATCGACGCCTTCGCGATAGGCCGATGCCGCCTGATCGGAGGCGGTGGAGAGCGGCAGTCCGTAGCGGTCTTCAAGCGGCATCGTCGTCTCCCGCTCTCACGCCGTTCGCGCGCGACGTCCCTCGATCGGATAGGCCGGGTCATTGTAGCCCGGCGTCGACGGATGGCCCGTCACCACCAGCCGGTCGATCAGCGCTTCGTCCTCGGCGGTGAAGCGATAGTCGAGCGCGCTGATGTAGCCGTCCCATTGCTCTTCGGTGCGCGGACCTGCGACGATCGACGAAACGAAGGCGGAATTGAGCACCCAGGCCACCGCGAACTGGCCGGCGGTGATGCCGTTCTTCTCGGCGTGCGTCTTGATCTCCTGCGCCAGTTGCAAGGACTCCGGGCGCCACTCCGTCTGCATCATCCTGGTGTCGTTGCGGCCGGCGCGCGTGTCCTTGTCGGGCGCTGCGTCGGGCTTGTACTTGCCGGTGAGCACGCCGCGGGCGAGCGGGCTATAGGGCACGATGCCGAGACCGTAATAGGAGCAGGCCGGAAAATGCTCGACCTCGGGCATGCGGTTCATGGCGTTGTAATAAGGCTGGCTGACCACGGGACGGTCGATGCCGAGCCGGTCGCAGATGTTGCAGATCTCGGCGACGCGCCAGGCGCGGTAGTTGGAGACGCCGAAATAGCGGATCTTGCCTGAACGGATCAGGTCGCCCATCGCGCGCACCGTCTCCTCCAGCGGAGTCGCATGGTCTTCCTTGTGCAGATAGTAGATGTCGATGTGGTCGGTGCCGAGCCGCTTCAGGCTCTCCTCGGCCGCCTGCAGCACCCAGCGCCGCGACAGGCCGACGCGATTGGGATCGTCGCCCATGGGGTTGGCAAGCTTGGTCGCGAGCACCCAGGCATGCCTGGTGTTGCCGATCGCGCGTCCCACCACCTCCTCGGAGCCGCCTTTCGAATAGGCGTCCGCGGTGTCGATGAAGTTGATGCCGGCGTCATGCGCTTTCGCGATGATGCGTGTTGAGGTCGCCTCGTCCGTCGGCCCGCCGAACATCATGGTGCCCAGGCAGATCGGCGACACTTTCAGGCCGGAGCGGCCGAGTTGGCGGTATTGCATGGGAAGTTTCCTCGAGGCTATTGTTGGGCCACCATAGCTAGCCACATTCGTCATTGCGAGCGCAGCGAAGCAATCCAGAACTGCATCCGCGAAAAGACTCTGGATTGCTTCGCTTTGCTCGCAATGACGCGGAAACAGCGGAGACAGCCCCACCGCCGGCCTACCCCGGCCCCTTCAATATCTTGAACACGCCATTGGCCATCACCACGCAGCGGTCATCCACGGTCACCTCGGTGCTCATGAAGATCAGGCTGCGGGTCGAGCGCACCACGCGGGGGCGGGAGATCAGGATGTCGCCGATCTGGCCGGCTTCGACGAAATGGGTGTCGAGCTGAACCGTTGCCA
This genomic interval from Bradyrhizobium guangzhouense contains the following:
- a CDS encoding oleate hydratase; translated protein: MKAYFIGGGIGSLAGAAFLIRDAQLSGRDIMIYEAQPLLGGSLDGALLANGAYSLRGGRMLTTDHYECTWDLLSDIPSLERPGHSVRDETVAFNEENPAHSRARLVDHNRFKIDVSHMGFTARDRLELLRLTETSEEALGSSRITDWLSPGFFESNFWYMWQTTFAFQPWHSAVELKRYLHRFMNEFPRIETLAGVKRTVYNQYDAIVRPLEDWLKRQGVQFVRGTRVTDMAFEQAGEKLRVRQLVLDRDGRTANVRLEDGDLVFFQNGSMTDASSLGTMTEPAPCLTKDHSQGWALWETIAKGRPEFGNPQAFNTSIPESYWLSFTGTCRDPRFFNQMEAFSGNRAGTGGLVTFKDSNWLMSVVLYHQPHFLGQPKDVQLFWGYALHPDRIGNFVAKPMSDCCGADILKELCGHLNFDRAVFEDAICIPCRMPYITSMFMPRLATDRPVPVPKNSVNLAFVSQFVEIPDDVVFTVEYSVRAAQMAVYQLMKIDRPIPAVTRHDKSLAVIFATLEKAFS
- a CDS encoding CoA-transferase; this translates as MSADRERREILIATIADLLDGISHVAVGASSPIPAAGAMLLRARNERDGKPPVRISILGSQAHNFFTNGGIELFDCAAQGRVDAFFLGGGQIDGQGNINLVGTGDYPTSNVRWPGSFGSAYLYHLIPRVILFREEHSPRVFVPKVDFVSARAITPEVPRRGGPYALLTNMALFDFDREAGGFALRSVHPPFTPADIRENTGFAYREPEVVRETKRPDAATLALLRGRIFDELAETYPAFARTMMQAA
- a CDS encoding CoA transferase subunit A; translated protein: MTEIVALEVLAARVAPGQSLAIPVDGSGVAMAATAALLEAGIRDLKLICVPISGLQADLLIGAGCVASLETSAVSLGEAGGAPRFTAGIKSGAFTMRDSTCPAIYAGLLAAQKGVPFMPIAGIIGSDLLDVRPDWQVIDSPVGEARKVVVVPAISPDVALFHAPEADRAGNVRIGRHRELADLAYASKRTLVTVERIVDRNLLDSEDSAAGVLPSLYVDTIAVAARGAWPLALWDEYPADEAEIARYAAMARSEDGFRAYLSTFLTHRKQVA
- a CDS encoding tetratricopeptide repeat protein, whose product is MPLEDRYGLPLSTASDQAASAYREGVDLMLAGWTGTAEALERAIAADPDFALAHIARARVHAFYQQGDLARSKAALARELVAIRGSERERSHVETLALAIEGRGPDAIAAMSGHIESWPRDAVVLSLPLGAFGLFAFSGMADHDRARHELCERVAHYYGEDWWFLTMAGWAMTENGDVARGRAVTERGFDLRRANAHAAHAVLHAMFEDGSIEDADRLVEAWIPTYDRAGILHGHILWHQALGALERGDAPRALQIYADVLQPSATQAPPLNVVTDGASLLWRLSAYGHTVPKALWAEADAAAQKLFPKSSLPFADVHMALFAAATQNRQALAARLAVIEQRLADGKLPAGPVVPAICRALAAFADEDYTTCVRELAPVLADVVRIGGSHAQRELIEDTFLVALMRSGELPRARKLLDARLHRRPSLRDTRWQAAMA
- a CDS encoding aldo/keto reductase yields the protein MQYRQLGRSGLKVSPICLGTMMFGGPTDEATSTRIIAKAHDAGINFIDTADAYSKGGSEEVVGRAIGNTRHAWVLATKLANPMGDDPNRVGLSRRWVLQAAEESLKRLGTDHIDIYYLHKEDHATPLEETVRAMGDLIRSGKIRYFGVSNYRAWRVAEICNICDRLGIDRPVVSQPYYNAMNRMPEVEHFPACSYYGLGIVPYSPLARGVLTGKYKPDAAPDKDTRAGRNDTRMMQTEWRPESLQLAQEIKTHAEKNGITAGQFAVAWVLNSAFVSSIVAGPRTEEQWDGYISALDYRFTAEDEALIDRLVVTGHPSTPGYNDPAYPIEGRRARTA